One part of the Sorangiineae bacterium MSr11954 genome encodes these proteins:
- a CDS encoding MYXO-CTERM sorting domain-containing protein — MAVADETGGPAVLLRTAQMTVKESAAGKIGKQTGAGVMDTSVAADANGNIFMTWTDSVKPNGQTGVQGAISIAQLTESGLQVTVPPKALPALNGERTHMRPLAAIGDNFLIDIFASEDNGNNNNNPQAVAWVFDKQGNMLNISNTTRGNNKEKPTNLIKLGGGDDQQYGPHSICPLGKDGNGESFLVGVQRNNQNAYVMKVKVEMQNNAAKVTVPYLTKVVNEAQHSRPQVECEPPGVAVKRRTRVITTVEANNQPADIGVRAVLFDVDTGKAVKSKLIAASAPRQNMYAVQPSVAFVSEDVVAIQWQKSANARRTRVKGNGHTGGENLSMLTTLKVSSGGDAFTKLDEASRVAPYQRHAHAIGSLYGGGAGTPAVAVMGGSSSGTGPGRVQMIPVDPVTGKISTLDPYKMYEVSTTSDVANLPARGKRNPQDQGAGFINGIGGLKNPGFGKPNGFMPEVASFTMSAIPGLKDLATATKDSRHSMFLTLVPSTWQEGIKTTPGRATSISDIKNGPSPTVVVPPPPVGQSPDGTDPFGNGPGNDPGNNSGGLGDDGEGGDMNAGAGGCSVGATNTTPAGVGALLAGMLAALTVVRRKRES, encoded by the coding sequence GTGGCAGTGGCCGATGAGACCGGGGGACCGGCGGTCCTTCTGCGCACGGCGCAGATGACGGTGAAGGAGTCTGCTGCCGGAAAAATCGGAAAGCAAACCGGTGCAGGCGTCATGGATACGAGCGTCGCGGCCGACGCCAACGGCAATATCTTCATGACGTGGACCGACTCGGTCAAACCCAACGGCCAGACCGGCGTCCAGGGGGCGATCTCGATCGCGCAGCTCACGGAGAGCGGCCTCCAGGTGACGGTGCCGCCGAAGGCGCTGCCCGCCCTCAACGGCGAGCGCACGCACATGCGCCCGCTGGCGGCCATCGGTGACAACTTCCTCATCGACATCTTCGCGTCCGAGGACAACGGCAACAACAACAACAACCCGCAGGCCGTGGCTTGGGTGTTCGACAAGCAGGGGAACATGCTGAACATCAGCAACACCACCCGCGGGAACAACAAAGAGAAACCCACGAACCTCATCAAGCTCGGCGGCGGCGACGACCAGCAGTACGGTCCGCACAGCATCTGCCCCCTCGGCAAAGACGGCAACGGCGAGTCCTTCCTCGTCGGCGTTCAGCGCAACAACCAGAACGCCTACGTCATGAAGGTCAAGGTCGAGATGCAAAACAACGCCGCCAAGGTGACCGTTCCGTACCTCACCAAGGTCGTGAACGAGGCGCAGCACAGCCGCCCGCAGGTGGAGTGCGAGCCGCCGGGGGTCGCGGTCAAGCGCCGCACGCGCGTGATCACCACCGTGGAGGCGAACAACCAGCCCGCCGACATCGGCGTTCGGGCCGTCCTCTTCGACGTGGACACCGGCAAGGCCGTCAAGAGCAAGCTGATCGCCGCGTCGGCGCCGCGCCAGAACATGTACGCGGTGCAGCCCTCGGTCGCCTTCGTGAGCGAGGACGTCGTCGCCATCCAGTGGCAGAAGAGCGCCAACGCGCGCCGCACGCGCGTCAAGGGCAACGGGCACACGGGCGGTGAGAACCTCTCGATGCTCACGACCCTGAAGGTGAGCTCGGGCGGCGACGCCTTCACGAAGCTCGACGAGGCCTCGCGCGTCGCCCCCTACCAGCGCCACGCGCACGCCATCGGCTCGCTCTACGGCGGCGGCGCGGGTACGCCCGCGGTGGCCGTCATGGGCGGCTCGTCCAGCGGCACGGGCCCCGGCCGCGTGCAGATGATCCCGGTCGACCCGGTCACCGGCAAGATCAGCACCCTCGATCCGTACAAGATGTACGAAGTCTCCACGACCTCGGACGTCGCCAACCTCCCGGCGCGCGGCAAGCGCAACCCGCAGGATCAGGGCGCGGGCTTCATCAACGGCATCGGCGGTCTGAAGAACCCCGGCTTCGGCAAGCCCAATGGCTTCATGCCCGAGGTCGCGAGCTTCACCATGTCGGCCATCCCCGGTCTGAAGGACCTGGCCACGGCGACCAAGGACAGCCGCCACAGCATGTTCCTCACCTTGGTCCCCTCGACCTGGCAAGAGGGCATCAAGACCACCCCGGGTCGCGCGACCTCGATCTCCGACATCAAGAACGGCCCGTCGCCGACGGTCGTCGTGCCGCCCCCGCCGGTCGGCCAGTCGCCCGATGGTACGGATCCCTTCGGCAACGGCCCCGGCAACGATCCCGGCAACAACAGCGGCGGCCTGGGTGACGATGGCGAGGGCGGTGACATGAACGCCGGCGCGGGTGGTTGCTCGGTGGGCGCTACGAACACGACGCCGGCCGGTGTCGGAGCATTGCTCGCTGGCATGCTCGCTGCACTGACCGTCGTCCGTCGCAAGAGGGAGTCTTGA
- a CDS encoding c-type cytochrome: MRMPNTWMGGRAVVLAIVAATVLGCASKAGSSEGGGGGKKGGGGGGGTSTPAKDAKAMVPDDGSAGAKAINARGCGNCHNEGDSPLAGRTSKLGDYAANVELYAPNLSSDPETGLGNWTDGQLRLAIRDGIDFDSSNLCPQMKHYRSMPDEEVDAIIAYLRKLPAVKKNIPRCVCPPLKYKGD, translated from the coding sequence ATGAGAATGCCGAATACATGGATGGGAGGGCGGGCCGTGGTGCTCGCGATCGTCGCGGCCACCGTTTTGGGGTGTGCGAGCAAGGCTGGTTCGTCCGAAGGCGGCGGCGGTGGTAAGAAAGGTGGCGGCGGTGGCGGCGGTACGAGCACACCGGCCAAGGATGCCAAGGCCATGGTGCCCGACGATGGCTCGGCCGGCGCCAAGGCGATCAACGCGCGCGGGTGCGGCAACTGCCACAACGAAGGGGATAGCCCGCTGGCGGGGAGGACGAGCAAGCTGGGGGACTACGCGGCCAATGTCGAGCTTTACGCGCCGAACCTCTCGAGCGATCCCGAAACGGGTTTGGGGAACTGGACCGACGGGCAGCTTAGGCTCGCCATCCGCGACGGCATCGACTTCGATAGCTCCAACCTCTGCCCCCAGATGAAGCACTACCGAAGCATGCCCGACGAGGAGGTCGACGCCATCATCGCGTATTTGCGAAAGCTACCGGCCGTCAAGAAGAACATCCCCCGATGCGTCTGCCCGCCGCTAAAGTACAAAGG